The Salinirubellus salinus genome segment ACCTTTCCGGGCAGTCCGCAGGACCGTCCGGGCCGCTCAGCGGTCCTCGACCGGACCGGCGGCCGTGTACGCCGCGCCGAGTCGCTGGACGACTCGGCCCACCGGCAGCGACACCCCGACCCGACGCGCCAGCAGCGCGACGGGGAGGAGCGCGATGCCGAGGAGGATGCTCAGCTGGTACAGGGCGAGGACGCCTGCGCGGTAGACTGCGGTTGCCATCTGCGTTCACCGGGGCGAGTCCGTACCCCAGTATAAGCTTTCCTCCCCGCTTCGCGTCTGTGATAACGTGTCACGCCCCGCCGACCCCGCCGCCGGCTTGCGATTCAACTGGACTTGTGGCGACCCCAACCGCGGTGAGTCGACCGGCCACGGTGGCGGTCCTTCCCCGTGAGGGGCGGGACGCTTCGCTGTAAGTTACAGGAATACTCGTGGTGGCGTACGCCGACGTGCCCGCGGGGACGCTCCGTGCGGAGTGGCCCGACGGGGACGAATCGGAAGGCACGTGGGGGCGGCCGCCCCACGACCGGTATGAGCAACTACCTCGTCGGCATGGAGGCCGCGTGGCTCGTGCGTGACGTCGAGAACATCGACGACGCCATCGGCGTCGCCGTCAGTTCCGCCGGTCGGCGCCTGAACGAGAAGGACCTGGAGTACGTGGACGTGGACATCGGCGCCACCCGGTGTCCCTACTGTGGTGAGGACTTCGACTCGGGGTACATCGCGGCCGACACCGCTCTCGTCGGCCTCGTCCTCGAGATGAAGGTGTTCAACGCCGACTCGAAGGAACACGCCCAGCGCATCGCCAAGAGCGAGATCGGCGGGGCCCTCCGAAACGTCCCGCTGAAGGTGCTGGAGACGTTCGAACTCGAGGACGACGAGTAGCGCACCCGGCCCCGGTCGGTACCTTTTTCAATTACCCAGAGTTATCGCCGGAGCATGAAGCTCCCGACGTCTGCGGACCTTCGCGAGCGCCGGAACGACCTGGGGTTGACCCAGAGCGAACTGGCGGACATGGCGGACGTCTCCCAGCCGCTCATCGCGCGCATCGAGGGCGGCGACGTGGACCCACGACTCTCGACGCTCCGGCGTATCGTCGAGGCGCTGGACGAGGCCGAGGGCGAGATCAAACGGGCCGGCGACATCATGCACGAGGACGTCACCTTCGTGCGCGAGGACGACGCCGTCGCCGCCGCCATCGACCTGATGGGCGAGGAGGGGTTCTCCCAACTGCCGGTCGTGGACGCCGGCGGCACACCGGTCGGCATCGTCTCGAACTCCGACATCCGCAAGCACCGCGAGGAGCACGACCTCGAGGAGCTCCCGGTCAGCGCGGTGATGAACGAGACCATCACCACCGTCAGCCCGGACGCCACGCTCGACGAGGTGAACAACTACCTCAACTACAACAAGGCCGTCATCGTCAAGCAGAACGGCGAGGTCATCGGCATCGTCACCGAGGCCGACGTGGCCTCGCACCTGTCCTGAGGTTCACGTAGGATCCCGCGCCAGACCGCCCGTGCGATAGACAGCGCCACACGGCGCGAGCGTGGCCGTGAGGCCGACCGGGAGACCGAGACGAGTGCGACACACCGCCGTGTGCCAGCCGCGAGTGTCGCCTGTTCGCCAGTCCTACAGCGAGAGCCCGCGGATCGCCACCTCGTCGCCGGCCTCGACCGTGCCGACGACGCGCCCGTCTTCGGTCGCCTCGACCAGCTCTTCGGCATCCGCCGGCGCCACCGCGGCGACGAACCCCGTCCCCATGTTGAACGTCCGGTGCATCTCCTCGGCCGCGACGTTCCCTTCCCCGGCGACGAACTCGAACACGGAGTGCGCCTCGAACGGGTCGGTCACGTCGTAGCGGAACTGCCCCATCCGCGAGAGGTTCGTCCACCCGCCGCCGGTGACGTGCGCGCAGGCGTGAGTCTCCACGGCGTGGAGCGCCGGCAGGAGGTCCGTGTAGATGCGCGTCGGCTCCAGCAGCGCCTCGCCGACCGTCTCGTAGTCGTCGTACGGGTACGGGTCGGTGTACTCGTGGGCCTTCGTCGCCGCCTTGCGGGCGAGTGTCAGGCCGTTCGAGTGGATACCAGACGACGGGAACCCGACGAGCGTATCACCCACCTCGGCCTCGCCCGCGAACGTCTCGTCCGGTTCTGCGAGGCCGGCGCAGGTGCCCGCGAGGTCGAGTCCACGCACGACCTCGGGCATCACGGCCGTCTCGCCGCCGACGAGTTCGATGTCGGCGCGGTCCGCCCCCTCACGGAGTCCCTCGCCGACCTGTTCGGCGACGGCGTCGTCGGGTGACTCGACCGCGAGGTAGTCGACGAACGCGACGGGCGTCACGCCGCCCGCGACGAGGTCGTTGACGTTCATCGCGATGCAGTCGATGCCGATGGTGGAGTAGTCGCCGAGCGCCTCGGCGACCAGCAGCTTGGTGCCGACGCCGTCGGCGGCGAGCGCGAGGTAGCGGTCGCCGATGTCGAGCAGGCCGGCGAAGTCGCCCTCGAACTCGCCGACGGCGGAGACCAGCGCCGAGGTGGCGGCCTCGCTCGCGTCGATGTCGACACCCGCGCCGGCGTAGGTCATCCCCTCCTCGTCCTCGCTCGCCTCGTCAGCGTGGTCCTCGGTCATACCCCGAGACGGGCAGAGGGGCGCGAAAAGTGCGACGGTTTAGCCGTCCAGCGCTCGCTCGAACAGTCGTACGTTCCGCCGGTTCGCACGGAAGTAGACGTCGAGCACGTTGCCGACGAGTGGGATCAGGCCGATCGCCCAGCCGATACCGACGTTGAGGAGCATCCGGACGAGGTACCACGTCGGGACGCCCGCCCGGAACGCCTCGAAGACGATGACGAGCCCGACGATGGCCGTGAAACTGTCGCCGATGACGGGAATCACCCCGAGCAACGGGTCGATGCCGATACGGCCGACGACCGGGAGTTCGACGGCGTCGTCGAGGAGCGTGGCGAGGGTCTCTGCGCGCTGGAGGTGTGGGTCGGCCGACACGACCACCGGTAGGCGACGCCCGCATTTAGCCGTAGCGCCGTCGTCGGTCTCCCCCCGCGGACAGTCACCAGTACCGCTCGGCGAACAGCGACACCACCACGCCCGCGTGGAGGAGCACCCCGCCGAGCGTCGCGACCCGACCGGCCGTCACGGCCACGGCCGGTCCCGTGGCGGCACCGACCACCTCCGCGAGGAGACCGGCCGCGACCAGCGCCATCGCCACGAGCGCCGTCCGGTCGCCGACCCACCGTCGGCTGGAGACGGCGGGCGGGTAGAACTGGTACGTCGCACCGAGGATGGAGAGCCCGAGGAGCCCGAGCAGGTTCACGCGGAGGTGCGCCCGGACCAGTCCCGACGTGGCCGCGACGTAGGCGAACGCCAGGCCGAGACCGACACCCACGGCGCCGAGACCGACCCCACTCAGGAACCCGGCGAACCCGACGCGTCGCTTGTCGCTCCGGCGGACGGTCACGGCCAGCGCCAGCGCGAACCCGAGGACCGCGACCGACTCGACGACGGCACCCCACTGGAGGCGTGTCCCGGCGGGCAGCCCGGTGGCGAGGAGCCACGGCCCCACCGCCGCCGCGGGGAGGACGACGGCGACGAGGGGACGGGGCGGCCGGGCCGCGAGGAACCGCGGGAGGAGTCGGAAGCCGACGGCGAACAGCAACAGCGTCGCGCCCCCCACCGCGAGCAGGTGGCTCGTCGCGGGGCCGTACACCACCGGCGTCGGCAGGCCGAGTTCGACGGCGGCCGTCACGTACGTCCCGGCCAGCAGGTAGCCGAGCGCCACGACGACGAACGCGTTCGCCACCCGGTCGACCGTCCGGCGGTCGGCGTTGTGCTCGCCAGTCCCCGTCTCGGCCCCGGTGAGGTTCGTCCGTACCGTCCAGCCGAGCGTCGCGAGGATACCGAGGAACCCCAGCGCCCAGAGCGTCGTGGCGACCAGTTCGACGGGTTCGGACAGTCGTGCGTACTCCACGCTCGCCATCCCGACCACGCCCAGCGCCGTCGCCGGGAGCGTCACGGCCGGTGCGCGCGGGAACGCGAGTTCCCGGTCGAAGTACGACGGCACCAGCGAGTAGGCCTTGCCGGCCACCGTGTGCAGGACGAACCCGTGGAGGCCGAGGACCACGCCGACGCCACGTGGTGCCCCGGCGAGTGCCGTGGCCTGCCACGCGACGAGGAAGCCGAGCCCGGCCAGCAGGAAGCGTCTGGCACCACGGGAGACCGTCGCGGCGGACATGCTCGGCCACTCGGTACGGGGGTTCATAGGAGTACGGGGGTGGCCGACCCGCGTGGGCGGTGGCGTGCGAGCCGAACCGCCCCCGGCGGGTGGCTACGCGACGGTCTCGCGGCCGGTCAGGGTCCGTCCCACGTCGGCGGCGTAGATCACGACCGCGAGGAGCACGACCCCCTGGCCGACCTCCGACGGGAGGCCGAGTCGCCCTGCGGCGAGTTCGACGAGGAGCCCGACGGTGACGAGGAGCGTGACGACCGACCCGAGCGGTAGCAGGGCACGCCGGAGGGCGTACCGTGTCCCGGACAGGAGCGCCAGGCCGAGGAACCCCAGCGCCGCCAGTCGGTACTCGACGGGGACGACGTCGGCCACGAGCGTGAACCGCGAGAAGGCGCCGCCGAGCAGTAGCATCCCGCTGCCGAACAGGAGGCCGAAGACGAGGCTCCCGGTCCCGGCCGGACGGGCGGCCGCGGTGAGAGCGGTGTAGACGAGTGCGACGAGGAGCGCCCCGAGCGCCACCGCTTCGAGGGTCGCCCCGACGCGGGCGAGCACCCCCGCGGGGAGACCGAGCGCGACCAGCGGGGGGCCGAACGCGGCCGCCGGGAGGGCGACGGCCACCAGCGGCCGCGGGAGCGACCGGCCGTAGGCGCTGGGGGCGAGCGCGACGAGGCCGGCCGCACAGGGCACCGCGATACCCCCGAGCAGCAGGTGTGCCACCGCCGGTCGCGTGCTGACGGGTGCCGGGAGGCCGAGCGCCGCGGCGACCGTGGCGTAGACGCCGACCGCGAGCGTCGCGTACCCCACGTGGAGCGTGAGGAGGACGAGGCGGCCCGTCTCGCTCGCGTCGCCGAGTCGCGCCGGGAGGCTCGGGAGTGTCTCGGCTGCGAGGACGAACAGCGCGAGGAGGACGCCGACGCCCAGTACCACCAGCGGGCGTTGTCCCCACCCCTGGAGGTATCCCCACTCGACGGCGGCGACCGCGACGGTCCCGCCCGCGGAGAGGAGCGTCGCGAGGCCGAGGAGCGGGCCGACCCAGCGCGAGCGGTCGGTCACGACGCCTCGACGACCCACCACCGAGAGCCAGAGCACCGTGTGGACCGCGAAGCCGTACCCGCCGAGCGCGACGAGGACGCCGAGCGGCGCGTCGAGGAGGACGGCGACGGCGCCGGCGACCAGCGAGAGCGTGGCGACTGCGCCCAGGAATCGGTCGAGGTGCGTCGGCGGCCGAGGGACGATGAGCGACGGCACGGTCGACTCAGTAGGGGAAGCCCACGTAGAGGATGGCGATCACGGCGAGGCCGGCACAGACGAGGAACGCGGCGCCGAACCCGACGGTCGACCAGTTCCGGACCTTCCGGCCGTCGAGTGGGCCGAACGGGAGCATGTTGAACGCCGCGAGCGCGGCGTTGATGGTCACACCGAGTTGCCCCACCTCGCCGAGGAACCCACCGAGCAGGAACAGCGGGAAGAACGCCACGGCGAGCGCGACGTTCGTCAGCGGGCCGGCCAGCGCGATGAACGCGTTCTCCCGTTCGTTCAGGTAGCCGCGGTGGTAGACGGCGCCGGGCGCGGCGAAGAGGAAACCCGCGAGCCCCGCCCCCACAGCGAGCGCCAGCATCGTGTAGTCCGCACGGAACTCCGCGACCTGCCCGTAGTGGATGGCGACCACCTTGTGGGCGAGTTCGTGGAGCAGGAACGCGACGCCGACGGTGAGGAACGAGGCGACGAACACCTCCGCGACGAGGCCCTCGCCGGCCCGCTGTAGCAGCGACAGCGGCGAGTATCCCGCGCCCGCGGTGGAGACGATGAAGAACGTGAACGCGACGGCGAGGGCGACCCACGCGAGGCCGAAGTCTCGCAGCTCGCGCCCGGAGAAGTCGATGTTCACGTCAGCGCCCCCGCGATGAGGTCGAGGCTGTTCTGTGCCCCGCGGAGCATCAACGCGGCCACGTCGGCGGCGCTGTCGATGCCCGCCCCCGCGAACAGCGCCGGCACGACGAGCGCGACGAACAGGATGCTCCCGACGAAACTCCCGACGTTCGTCAACGCGACGACCATGATGAGTTTGAACAGCGGCACCTCGAGCATCCGCCGGACGAGGTCCGGGATGGGGATGGTCTCGTCGCCGAGCAGTTCGTTCAGCGTCCCGATGTCGGAGACGTTCACGTCGACGTAGCGCAGTTCGACGTAGCCCGCGAACCACCCCGGCGCGAGCAGGGGGTTGACGCTCGTGAGCCACGCGACGGCGCCGCCGACGCCCGCGCTCGTCCAGTGGGCACCCGCGAGTTTCGCGAGGCCGAACGAGAACACGAAGTTCACGACGAACCACAGCCCGAGCAGGCGAAGCAGGAACCCCTGTTGCACCCCGGCCATCGCCACGAGGACGAAGAACACGAGGAAGCCGAGCGTGAACAGGTAGCCGAACAGTTTGTACGGCGAGAACCGGCTCGACTCCTGCCGTCCCGTGATGGACTCCATCGGCGGGAGCGTCTCGGGGTGCTCGAGATACGCCTCGATGCCCGCCCGGTGGCCGGCGCCCACGACGGCGACGACGTTCTTCCCGGCCTCGCGGAGCGCGTGGATGTTGTGCGCGAGGTAGGCGTCACGCTCGTCGATGAGCGCCTCGGCGCCCCCTGGCGAGAACCGGCGGAACTCCTCCATCATCGCCGTGACCACGTCCGTGTCGGTCAGGTTCTCGAGGTCGAACTCGTCCAACTCCTCCTCGTCCGGCGCGGTGAGCGTGAACACGGCCGCCAACAGCCCACCGACGACGGCGGTGACGAGGCCGACGATGGCGAGGCCGTCGAGGAGACTCACGACGATTCCGGGCCCGAGCGTCGCGGGGACGAACAGCGGCCCGGCGAACGCCTCCAGCAGGATGCCGAGGAAGAGGCCGACGCTCGCGCCGACGCCGAGCCCGATGGCGAGTGGGTCGCCCGCCCCAACGGCGAGGCCCCCCACGAGCTTCAGTTTCTCCAGCCCCGACAGCCGTGCCCAGAACCGCTGGATGGTGACCTGGATGTCGCGGTCGACGAGCGCCACGTCGATGCCGTGTTCCTCGGCCGTCTCGACGGCGGCCATCATGTCCGCGCCGGGCTTCACGTCGAAGCGCTCGCCCATCCGCGACTGGACGTACGAGAGCATCCAGTAGGCGATGAACTGGAAGACCGTGTTCCCCTTCAGCAGGTCGGCGGCGTCGAGGTCGTCTGGGGTGTCACCCTTCAGCTGGCGGAACCGACCCTCGTCGAGTTCGACCGCGACCACGTCCGGTCGCTCCTCGGCGATGACCTCCTCCACCTCGCGGGCGCTCGCCTCGGAGACGTGTGCAGTGCCGACGACGCGGACGCTGCCGCGTGCTTCGGACGGGTCGGACGCGGACCCGGCGACGTCGCTCATTACCCGCAGGAAGCGGTCCCTCCCGTTTACAGCTATCGACACGCACACGAGGTGTCACGCGCCTCGGGCCGCGGGTCGGGAACGTTTTGCCACCGCCGGGACACGCTCACGGTATGTCGAACGCGACGGCCACGCTCGCCACCTCCCGTACCGAGATGACCGAACTCCTCCTCCCCAACGAGACGAACAACCTCGGCCGCGCGCTCGGGGGGACGGTCCTGCACTGGATGGACCTCTGTGCCGCGGTGGCGGCGATGCGCTTCTCGGGGCGCCAGTGTGTCACGGCGTCGATGGACCACACCGACTTCCTCTCGCCCATCGACCTCGGCGAGGTGGTCGAACTCGACGCCTACGTCTTCCGGACCGGACGGACGAGCCTCGACTGTCGGGTCTCGGTCCACGCCGAGGACCCGAAGGGCGGCGAGACGAACCGGCGCAAGACCACCACCTCGTTCTTCACGTTCGTCGCGCTGGACGACGAGGGACACCCGACGGGGGTGCCGGAACTCGTCTGCGAGACGGAGACCGAGGAGGCGCTCCGCGAGAGAGCCATCGAGGAGCAGCGCGAGCAACTGGCGACGGTGGTGGCACGGCTGGAGGACGACTAGTCGGGTGGGCCATCGGCCACCGACAGCCAGCAGGCCACGAACAGCGCCGACAACCCCAGTAGCGGCGGCGTGACGAACGTGAAGACGGGAGCGAGCACGGCCAGCACGGAGTCGCCGAACCCACCGAGCGGCGCGAGCAGCACCCGGAGGTCGTCCAGGCGGAGCGAGCAGGCGAGCAGGAGGCCCCCGGCGACGGCCCACCCGCGCGCCCGTCCCTCGAAGTGGTAGACCATCGGGACCAGCGGGTACGCGAGGAACAGCAGGTAGACGGGGAACGACGGGAGGAACGCGAGCAACCCGCCGAGCGTCGCGTAGACGCCGACGAGGCGGCCTCGAACCGTCGCCACGTCGGTTCTCGTGTAGAGGGCCGCGAC includes the following:
- a CDS encoding metalloprotease is translated as MNIDFSGRELRDFGLAWVALAVAFTFFIVSTAGAGYSPLSLLQRAGEGLVAEVFVASFLTVGVAFLLHELAHKVVAIHYGQVAEFRADYTMLALAVGAGLAGFLFAAPGAVYHRGYLNERENAFIALAGPLTNVALAVAFFPLFLLGGFLGEVGQLGVTINAALAAFNMLPFGPLDGRKVRNWSTVGFGAAFLVCAGLAVIAILYVGFPY
- the purM gene encoding phosphoribosylformylglycinamidine cyclo-ligase; translated protein: MTEDHADEASEDEEGMTYAGAGVDIDASEAATSALVSAVGEFEGDFAGLLDIGDRYLALAADGVGTKLLVAEALGDYSTIGIDCIAMNVNDLVAGGVTPVAFVDYLAVESPDDAVAEQVGEGLREGADRADIELVGGETAVMPEVVRGLDLAGTCAGLAEPDETFAGEAEVGDTLVGFPSSGIHSNGLTLARKAATKAHEYTDPYPYDDYETVGEALLEPTRIYTDLLPALHAVETHACAHVTGGGWTNLSRMGQFRYDVTDPFEAHSVFEFVAGEGNVAAEEMHRTFNMGTGFVAAVAPADAEELVEATEDGRVVGTVEAGDEVAIRGLSL
- a CDS encoding TraB/GumN family protein, which codes for MSDVAGSASDPSEARGSVRVVGTAHVSEASAREVEEVIAEERPDVVAVELDEGRFRQLKGDTPDDLDAADLLKGNTVFQFIAYWMLSYVQSRMGERFDVKPGADMMAAVETAEEHGIDVALVDRDIQVTIQRFWARLSGLEKLKLVGGLAVGAGDPLAIGLGVGASVGLFLGILLEAFAGPLFVPATLGPGIVVSLLDGLAIVGLVTAVVGGLLAAVFTLTAPDEEELDEFDLENLTDTDVVTAMMEEFRRFSPGGAEALIDERDAYLAHNIHALREAGKNVVAVVGAGHRAGIEAYLEHPETLPPMESITGRQESSRFSPYKLFGYLFTLGFLVFFVLVAMAGVQQGFLLRLLGLWFVVNFVFSFGLAKLAGAHWTSAGVGGAVAWLTSVNPLLAPGWFAGYVELRYVDVNVSDIGTLNELLGDETIPIPDLVRRMLEVPLFKLIMVVALTNVGSFVGSILFVALVVPALFAGAGIDSAADVAALMLRGAQNSLDLIAGALT
- a CDS encoding DUF555 domain-containing protein, translated to MSNYLVGMEAAWLVRDVENIDDAIGVAVSSAGRRLNEKDLEYVDVDIGATRCPYCGEDFDSGYIAADTALVGLVLEMKVFNADSKEHAQRIAKSEIGGALRNVPLKVLETFELEDDE
- a CDS encoding DUF4112 domain-containing protein, which encodes MSADPHLQRAETLATLLDDAVELPVVGRIGIDPLLGVIPVIGDSFTAIVGLVIVFEAFRAGVPTWYLVRMLLNVGIGWAIGLIPLVGNVLDVYFRANRRNVRLFERALDG
- a CDS encoding acyl-CoA thioesterase, producing the protein MSNATATLATSRTEMTELLLPNETNNLGRALGGTVLHWMDLCAAVAAMRFSGRQCVTASMDHTDFLSPIDLGEVVELDAYVFRTGRTSLDCRVSVHAEDPKGGETNRRKTTTSFFTFVALDDEGHPTGVPELVCETETEEALRERAIEEQREQLATVVARLEDD
- a CDS encoding CBS domain-containing protein translates to MKLPTSADLRERRNDLGLTQSELADMADVSQPLIARIEGGDVDPRLSTLRRIVEALDEAEGEIKRAGDIMHEDVTFVREDDAVAAAIDLMGEEGFSQLPVVDAGGTPVGIVSNSDIRKHREEHDLEELPVSAVMNETITTVSPDATLDEVNNYLNYNKAVIVKQNGEVIGIVTEADVASHLS